In Cryptomeria japonica chromosome 5, Sugi_1.0, whole genome shotgun sequence, the genomic window TATGGACTACTAAAATCTAAAATGTCCTTAGTTCTAATATCTACTAGTGCATTAGATCTAGCAATAATTAATTGTTTTTGGAAGAATCACTAGATTGCAAGATCTTGTTTCCTTTGATTGATCCCTTTAATTAAACCAACTTTACAATAATGAATATCTATTAAAGGAAATACTCTACAATACACAACTATCTTAGACTATTTTGAACTAAATTATTATCTTCTTTAACTCTCCAAGTAAAAGATTTCCTAGGATGATTTGAAATTATACTCTTAGTTTGTCAATTATATGACTTAAATGTGGATTAAATGCCTTTAAATAGCATGATATAAATCAATTGCTCAAAAATCTACCAagttggttcattatagatttcaaGAGGATGAGTAAATCAATTTTGATATTCACATTCTAAAATTTAGGGATTAATCTTGTTTTTGTCAACCATGGGGTAATTCCATGGCATTGAAGTGTAAATGTTGAGATGGGAAATGAGTATGAATATGAGTGTAGTGATTTGAATAATAAATGAAAACTAATGGAAACTAGgagtaagaaaaaaaaaaaaaaaacaactagcTTATGCAACAgtgaaatataaaatataaaaattaatcaaattacaattacatatgaaataaataataaataattagatgCAAAACCTTATTGGATATTAGTAAGTTTTGAAGGATAAACCCTAGGTAGTGCAAAGAGAATTCAATCTCACCAAAAATATGAAACAAAATAAAATCTCTCCCTATTTTTCTAgggtattaattaatttttaataatacAAGAATTCACCCTATAATATGAATATGATATTCACATTGGCCATTAAATATGATGATATAATATTGTTAATTAAATGTGATAGGATAACtatgaaatttaaataaataaattaaagatatttatctctattttttatgTGTGATTTGAATATGATAGGTGGTGTAAAATGTCTTATCATTATTTCAAATCTTTTAGACATGTAAGATGATTATTCtccaatttaaaaattatttgtttACAATATTCTATGAAATTTTAGGTCAATTTCATGTATTGAAAATGGTTTGAAATGAAAAGTTCCTATGACACTAATTTGTGTCATGTAAAATGATACTTTTATGCATGAATATGATCTCTAGATTCTATGGTTTGAAAACTAGTTCACCTTGTCTCTTAAAATTTGAGTTCATAATAGTTATAAACACCTTTCAAAATCTTGCTAAGCAATGGTAATGCTCTCCCTAATCATACCACTTGATGGCCTAATTTTGTAATTTTAAACAACATAGattaaaaacaacaaataatggtatgACAGACTTATCAAATGTTAAGTATGGAGATGATGTTGCAATAATGAATGCTCAAATATGTTTTTGAATAATACAAAAGATAATGAATAAAATCTCAATCCTCAATAATTAATGATAAATTAATACTTGATATTTTATAGAACACTGTAAAATATAATTTTACAATTGATGAACTAATTAACAAAAGACAACAAaactttaatttaaaaatttaaataaaattattaattataacATAAAACATTATATTTTTTCTTATACAATGGGTATTATACAAAGAGCAAACTGAATCAGAGGGAGCTCTAAATGAAAAGGACAAGTCCAGGATATACAATTATTACCATTGCATATATATTTATCCTCCAATTAAATCAAATTGTTATAGAGGATGGGATCTCATTGGCTTTCCGATCACATAGAACAATATCATATCATTTCTACGCGCACTGTAAGAAATTCTTCAATAGAGACACGCAATAATACGTAATATTCGTGTCAAGATAGGCTATATTGACTAGACCCAGACAGAGACTCGCTTAACCTCTTCCCTCTTCTTCCATTCTATATAAACTCCCCTGCAATGCTTAACATTCACAAATTCCATCTGTATTGTTCTTGTGGAGTAAGAGAACTGAGCAGGAGAATCACGGAATTTTGAGAGATAATGGCAAGTGGAAATATGTTTAGCTTGTGGCGAGCTGTGTTTGTAATGAGTTTTATGTGCAGCTGGTATTGCTATATGGGTGCGAGTGGAAAAGCAACATTTTACACTCCTCCTTATGTCCGTAAGTGTAGTTTTAATTTTTATCAAATTCAGTGATGAGTATTGCCGTTTTTTAATGATGTAATAGTCATTGACTGAACATTATGATCAAAGTTAGTGAGTGGAATTCTTGTTTACGATGAGTTTAATAACGTGTTATTTGCTTTGACAGCATCGGCGTGCTATGGAAACGACCCGAAGCAATTTCCAGCGGGAAATCTTTTTGCGGTGGCAAGTGACGCATTCTGGGACAATGGGGGCGTGTGTGGAAATCATTACCAAACTACTTGCATTGGCCCAGCAAATAATGGTGATGCTTCGCCATGCAGGGGCAGACCGATTGTGGTGAAGATCGTTGATTACTGCCCCTCCGGATGCGTAGGCACCATAGATTTATCTCAAGATGCCTTTGCTGATATTGCTGATCCTGATGCTGGCATAGTTCACATCAACTATGAACGGTACTTTGATGTCTGACATACTTTTCTTCTCTAGTTCTCCGTAATATATTTTGATATACTCAGTGAATTATTTTTCCTCTGTTTCGCAGGGTTTGAGCGTGCTGAGCAAGCTTAATAGTAAATAAAAGCAACATGGATATGAACGTGCTGAGCAAGCCTACAAGTAAATAAACAATAACGATCGTAACTGTTGGAGTCCATTGGAGGAACAATTAAGAATTTTGCTATGAATATGCTTCTTGTtagtaaataaaatataaaagtgtGAAAGTTTGA contains:
- the LOC131078397 gene encoding EG45-like domain containing protein, translating into MASGNMFSLWRAVFVMSFMCSWYCYMGASGKATFYTPPYVPSACYGNDPKQFPAGNLFAVASDAFWDNGGVCGNHYQTTCIGPANNGDASPCRGRPIVVKIVDYCPSGCVGTIDLSQDAFADIADPDAGIVHINYERV